A portion of the Phycisphaerales bacterium genome contains these proteins:
- a CDS encoding cytochrome C oxidase subunit IV family protein, with protein MSSDAQHEHPRPDPSQMTDAQYADYMADPHAFHPEHHGVGEHGHDGEDHHVTSKFMLRAVLGVLVFFTILTVAASRAEIWVAEVFALEIPTLVNVFIAMSIATIKAIFVVAIFMHLKWDNRLNLLVFLFTLMGVGLFIGLTAMDLGNRTEIYDWKAKQIQAGGLGNLTRGEDETISVAMYQYAKDKKIQEIGEAAYEKEAAKKHPHHGHDEPMRSPDRTRAMHGLTAGLFSADAATEGAHGKDQSHGGEH; from the coding sequence ATGAGCAGCGACGCCCAGCACGAACATCCCCGGCCCGACCCCTCGCAGATGACCGACGCGCAGTACGCCGACTACATGGCCGATCCGCACGCGTTCCACCCCGAGCACCACGGGGTGGGCGAGCACGGCCACGACGGCGAAGACCACCACGTGACCAGCAAGTTCATGCTGCGTGCGGTGCTGGGCGTCCTCGTGTTCTTCACGATCCTCACCGTCGCAGCCTCGCGAGCGGAGATCTGGGTGGCCGAGGTGTTCGCGCTCGAGATTCCCACGCTGGTCAACGTGTTCATCGCCATGAGCATCGCGACCATCAAGGCCATCTTCGTCGTGGCGATCTTCATGCACCTCAAGTGGGATAACCGCCTGAACCTGCTCGTCTTCCTCTTCACCCTCATGGGCGTGGGGCTGTTCATCGGCCTGACCGCCATGGACCTTGGCAACCGCACCGAGATCTACGACTGGAAGGCCAAGCAGATCCAGGCGGGCGGTTTGGGCAACCTGACGCGTGGCGAGGACGAGACCATCAGCGTCGCAATGTACCAGTACGCCAAGGACAAGAAGATCCAGGAAATCGGCGAGGCTGCCTACGAGAAGGAAGCCGCTAAGAAGCACCCGCACCACGGGCACGACGAGCCCATGCGCTCGCCCGATCGCACGCGCGCCATGCACGGCCTCACGGCGGGCCTGTTCAGCGCCGATGCGGCTACCGAGGGCGCTCACGGCAAGGACCAGTCCCACGGCGGGGAGCACTGA
- a CDS encoding cytochrome c oxidase subunit II — MNVMNAAVANFSAALASANLQDLFWFGGKSYTSAGRQADWMFMFIWWLSVAFFVVLMVLMVYFAIRYRRRKGQAAPASPGHNTPLEITWTIIPTIFFFVMFFEGFRGYINLNYNKVGAIEANLMAFQWSWTLEYPGGQITTETATETEGASAEDGRQTFTSQAAPVWYFPENTPVLLRMTSRDVIHSFWIPDFRVKQDIFPNRYTSYTFVPDPLDDASLIMEDPELGAYPYRDHILMCAEYCGDNHSEMAGLIRIVPQEIYEAKLEIFGSPRGTLAERGRIVAQQNGCFSCHSVDGSAGTGPTWQNLYNTEHQYADGSTILADDNHIRESIYVPAAKIRAGYPNQMVSYQGAISPEQLGWIISYMKTLSEATPEAELAATQVDPDADGAEGEAGEGADAAGDAGASDGSMEGTPSGG; from the coding sequence ATGAACGTGATGAACGCCGCTGTGGCGAACTTCTCGGCCGCCCTAGCCTCGGCCAATCTCCAGGATCTCTTCTGGTTCGGGGGCAAGAGCTATACCAGTGCCGGTCGGCAAGCAGACTGGATGTTCATGTTCATCTGGTGGCTCTCGGTCGCCTTCTTCGTCGTTCTGATGGTGCTGATGGTCTATTTCGCCATCCGCTATCGCCGGCGGAAGGGCCAGGCCGCCCCCGCCAGCCCCGGCCACAACACGCCGCTGGAGATCACCTGGACGATCATCCCCACGATCTTCTTTTTCGTGATGTTCTTCGAGGGCTTCCGCGGGTACATCAACCTGAACTACAACAAGGTCGGCGCCATCGAGGCCAACCTCATGGCCTTCCAGTGGAGTTGGACGCTGGAGTACCCCGGCGGCCAGATCACGACCGAAACCGCCACCGAGACCGAAGGCGCCAGCGCCGAGGATGGACGCCAGACGTTCACCAGCCAGGCCGCGCCGGTCTGGTACTTTCCCGAGAACACGCCCGTGCTGCTGCGCATGACCAGCCGCGACGTGATCCACAGCTTCTGGATTCCCGACTTCCGCGTGAAGCAGGACATCTTCCCCAACCGCTACACCAGCTACACGTTCGTGCCCGATCCGCTCGACGACGCCTCGCTGATCATGGAGGACCCCGAGCTCGGCGCCTATCCCTATCGCGACCACATCCTGATGTGCGCCGAGTACTGCGGCGACAACCACTCGGAGATGGCCGGCCTGATCCGCATCGTGCCCCAGGAGATCTACGAAGCCAAGCTCGAAATCTTCGGCTCGCCCCGCGGCACCCTGGCCGAGCGCGGACGCATCGTGGCCCAGCAGAACGGCTGCTTCTCGTGCCACTCCGTCGATGGCTCGGCCGGCACCGGCCCGACGTGGCAGAACCTCTACAACACCGAGCACCAGTACGCCGACGGCAGCACAATCCTTGCCGACGACAACCACATCCGTGAATCCATCTACGTCCCGGCGGCCAAGATTCGTGCCGGTTACCCGAACCAGATGGTGAGCTACCAGGGGGCCATCAGCCCCGAGCAGCTTGGCTGGATCATCTCGTATATGAAGACGCTGAGCGAAGCCACACCCGAGGCCGAGCTTGCCGCCACCCAGGTCGACCCCGACGCCGACGGCGCCGAGGGCGAAGCCGGGGAGGGCGCCGACGCTGCGGGCGACGCCGGCGCGTCGGATGGATCGATGGAAGGAACCCCCAGCGGTGGCTGA
- a CDS encoding TlpA disulfide reductase family protein — protein MTKRDRLRTLAGLAGASLVAAGVCAPALAQDGNQNEGQAASQMVGAHRAAEKIIADYEAVEMPAYDASRRAEEGYRAEYMEARTEAMRKQAELIGELYRSHPAHDRLVELMPVRWNALMGMGEAERVLEESKALAGKTDSKALKAEALFAHANAVARTTQYDPAQVGEAAELFAAVAPEDPRNATLMMMTTYYQTDSDKVEQTYRTLAADFPETREGKQAAAKVYQLDQIGKPFELSFEEATSGEPIDMSKLRGKVVVVDFWATWCGPCIAEMPHMKKLYAAYKDKGVEFIGVSLDQPRNEEDPSKDGLVKLRNWVKDNNVTWPQYYQGNGWSSEFSSGWKVRSIPCVFLVDQQGRLVTPNARGKLDEMIPELLGIEPIELEGEEQEG, from the coding sequence ATGACCAAGCGTGATCGACTTCGCACCCTGGCCGGCCTGGCCGGCGCTTCCCTCGTTGCGGCGGGCGTGTGCGCCCCGGCACTGGCGCAGGACGGCAACCAGAACGAGGGCCAGGCGGCAAGCCAGATGGTGGGCGCGCACCGCGCGGCCGAGAAAATCATCGCCGACTACGAGGCGGTGGAGATGCCCGCCTACGACGCGAGCCGCCGGGCCGAAGAGGGCTACCGGGCCGAGTACATGGAAGCACGGACCGAGGCGATGCGCAAGCAGGCCGAACTGATCGGCGAGCTGTACCGCAGCCATCCGGCCCATGATCGTCTCGTCGAACTCATGCCCGTTCGCTGGAACGCCCTGATGGGGATGGGCGAGGCCGAGCGCGTGCTCGAAGAGTCAAAGGCGCTGGCCGGCAAGACCGACAGCAAGGCCCTGAAGGCCGAGGCGCTGTTCGCCCACGCCAACGCGGTGGCCCGCACCACGCAGTACGACCCCGCACAGGTTGGCGAGGCGGCCGAGCTGTTCGCCGCGGTGGCCCCCGAGGACCCGCGCAACGCCACGCTGATGATGATGACGACCTACTACCAGACCGACTCGGATAAGGTCGAACAGACCTACCGGACGCTGGCGGCCGACTTTCCCGAGACCCGCGAGGGCAAGCAGGCGGCGGCAAAGGTCTACCAGCTCGACCAGATCGGCAAGCCCTTCGAGTTGAGCTTCGAGGAGGCCACCAGCGGCGAGCCCATCGACATGAGCAAGCTGCGTGGCAAGGTCGTGGTGGTCGACTTCTGGGCGACCTGGTGCGGGCCGTGCATCGCCGAGATGCCCCACATGAAGAAGCTCTACGCCGCCTACAAGGACAAGGGCGTGGAGTTCATCGGCGTCAGCCTCGACCAGCCGCGCAACGAGGAAGACCCCAGCAAGGACGGCCTCGTGAAGCTGCGCAATTGGGTGAAGGACAACAACGTCACCTGGCCGCAGTACTACCAGGGCAACGGCTGGAGCAGCGAGTTCTCCAGCGGCTGGAAGGTCCGCTCGATTCCGTGCGTCTTCCTGGTCGACCAGCAGGGCCGCCTGGTGACCCCCAACGCCCGCGGCAAGCTCGACGAGATGATCCCCGAGCTTCTGGGCATCGAGCCGATCGAGCTCGAGGGTGAAGAGCAGGAGGGCTGA
- a CDS encoding cytochrome c oxidase subunit 3 family protein, translated as MSTMNPPSGRDMPAGPKPLHETVEKGHHWRTRDDEFDAGKLGMWLFLGTEVLLFAGLFCGYAIMRMLYPEAFANGSHYLNWVYGGANTLILLWSSYTMAAAIRHTQLGDKARAQICLVITWLCALAFLLIKFIFEYGPKWAEGKRPGVLFNYPYAENPMEPMWWSLYYAATGIHASHVVIGMGLIGYLIYRNAKGWYGPKNYLAMENIGLYWHIVDLIWIFLFPLLYLIH; from the coding sequence ATGAGCACGATGAATCCACCCTCAGGCCGTGACATGCCCGCCGGGCCCAAGCCGCTGCACGAAACCGTCGAAAAGGGCCACCACTGGCGGACCAGGGACGACGAGTTCGACGCCGGCAAGCTGGGCATGTGGCTCTTCCTGGGCACCGAGGTGCTGCTGTTTGCCGGCCTGTTCTGCGGCTATGCGATCATGCGCATGCTGTACCCCGAGGCCTTCGCCAACGGGTCGCACTACCTCAACTGGGTCTACGGTGGCGCCAACACGCTCATTCTGCTGTGGTCCAGCTACACCATGGCCGCCGCGATCCGCCATACCCAGCTGGGCGACAAGGCCCGGGCGCAGATCTGCCTGGTCATCACCTGGCTGTGTGCGCTTGCGTTCCTCCTGATCAAGTTCATCTTCGAGTACGGGCCCAAGTGGGCCGAGGGCAAGCGGCCCGGCGTCCTGTTCAACTATCCCTACGCCGAGAACCCCATGGAGCCCATGTGGTGGTCGCTCTACTACGCCGCCACGGGCATCCACGCGTCGCACGTGGTCATCGGCATGGGCCTGATCGGCTACCTCATCTACCGCAACGCCAAGGGCTGGTACGGACCCAAGAACTACCTGGCGATGGAGAACATCGGGCTGTACTGGCACATCGTCGACCTCATCTGGATCTTCCTCTTCCCCCTGCTGTACCTCATCCACTGA
- a CDS encoding TIGR00341 family protein, translating to MALRLLQIILPRRHDLEVREVVGRRPSSTMWSEPASEDRVRVSIVLPKEECDDLVRKLDAQYSSVDGFRLILEAIEATRPQIEEPKPPPEPDPSDDDGTSKLRAFFGGRVAGDELVDEMLAGAKPSRVFFAMVVLSTVVAAAGLVQNSAAVIIGAMVIAPLLGPNLALSLSLTLGDLRLARRSLMTNIMGVGVAVTLAMGVGLYAQASAGADDPQTSELFARTVPRVSDIAIALGAGAAGTLASTTGVPATLVGVMVAVALLPPLVTFGLLLVSPNATMAQAAGALLLTATNVICINLSAMAMFRLQGVRPATMLESRRARAGSTYAMLFWALLLAALVAIIIAWPAVIDRLPGGAQFLDAAESSQATPDGSG from the coding sequence ATGGCGCTCCGGCTGCTCCAGATCATCCTTCCCAGGCGGCACGACCTTGAGGTCCGCGAGGTGGTTGGCCGCCGGCCTTCCAGCACGATGTGGAGCGAGCCTGCCAGCGAGGATCGCGTTCGGGTGAGCATCGTCCTGCCCAAGGAAGAATGCGATGATCTGGTTCGCAAACTGGACGCGCAGTATTCCTCGGTCGATGGCTTCCGCCTGATCCTCGAGGCCATTGAGGCGACGCGGCCGCAGATCGAAGAACCCAAGCCCCCACCCGAGCCGGACCCGTCCGACGACGACGGGACATCGAAGCTGCGCGCGTTCTTTGGCGGGCGGGTCGCGGGCGATGAATTGGTCGACGAGATGCTCGCGGGCGCCAAGCCGTCGCGCGTGTTCTTTGCGATGGTGGTGCTCTCGACGGTGGTCGCCGCGGCCGGCCTGGTGCAGAACAGTGCCGCGGTGATCATCGGCGCGATGGTGATCGCGCCCCTGCTGGGGCCGAACCTCGCCCTGTCGCTCTCGCTGACGCTGGGCGACCTGCGGCTGGCCAGGCGTTCGCTCATGACGAACATCATGGGCGTGGGCGTAGCCGTGACGCTTGCGATGGGCGTCGGGCTTTACGCGCAGGCCAGCGCGGGCGCAGACGATCCTCAGACGAGCGAACTCTTCGCCCGCACCGTGCCGCGCGTCAGCGACATCGCTATTGCGCTGGGTGCGGGGGCCGCGGGCACGCTGGCATCGACGACGGGTGTACCGGCCACGCTGGTGGGCGTCATGGTGGCCGTCGCGCTCCTGCCGCCGCTGGTGACCTTCGGGCTGCTGCTGGTGAGCCCCAACGCGACGATGGCGCAGGCGGCCGGCGCCTTGCTCCTGACGGCGACCAACGTGATCTGCATCAACCTGAGCGCGATGGCAATGTTCCGGCTGCAAGGCGTTCGGCCGGCCACGATGCTCGAGAGCCGCCGCGCCCGCGCGGGGAGCACGTACGCGATGCTGTTCTGGGCGCTCTTGCTGGCGGCGCTGGTGGCGATCATCATCGCGTGGCCGGCCGTGATCGATCGCTTGCCGGGCGGCGCGCAGTTCCTCGACGCGGCCGAATCGTCCCAGGCGACACCGGACGGATCAGGCTGA
- a CDS encoding SCO family protein, translating into MNSILRTLSITSAALGLSVTACAQIIEEEVPVQARGLDIEEKLGSQVPLDAQLTTSDGESVRLGDFFDSDDAPERGKPTILLMVYYDCPVACPAMLGNLNKAFNGIEDWTIGDEYNVLAVSFDPTNTQEQAQQYAMLYRSGYEKNQGETDTVAEGYRFFRASGDTSRAIADSVGFGYRYLPDVDEYAHATGAVVLAPDGTVSRYFYGFDYPSRQVRLALLDAADGRVGASFGDRVLLFCYTYDPNSNSYSLAAFRVMRAGAGLTILLVLGLLIALKLSERVAKGRRASAHTNEDSGLDGGAPAGRAAGAHA; encoded by the coding sequence ATGAACTCGATCCTGCGCACACTCTCGATTACGTCGGCGGCCCTCGGGCTGTCCGTGACGGCGTGCGCCCAGATCATCGAGGAGGAAGTCCCCGTCCAGGCTCGCGGGCTGGACATCGAGGAGAAGCTCGGCAGCCAGGTTCCGCTGGACGCCCAGTTGACCACCAGCGATGGTGAGTCGGTTCGCCTGGGTGACTTCTTCGACAGTGACGATGCCCCCGAGCGAGGCAAGCCCACCATCCTGCTGATGGTCTATTACGACTGCCCGGTGGCCTGCCCGGCGATGCTCGGCAACCTCAACAAGGCCTTCAACGGCATCGAAGACTGGACCATCGGCGACGAGTACAACGTCTTGGCGGTGTCATTCGATCCGACGAATACACAAGAGCAGGCCCAGCAGTACGCGATGCTGTACCGCTCGGGCTACGAGAAGAACCAGGGCGAGACCGACACCGTCGCCGAGGGCTACCGGTTTTTCCGCGCCAGCGGCGACACCTCGCGAGCCATTGCCGATTCGGTTGGCTTCGGGTACCGCTACCTCCCCGACGTGGACGAGTATGCCCATGCCACCGGCGCGGTCGTGCTGGCGCCCGATGGCACCGTCTCTCGGTATTTTTATGGGTTTGACTATCCATCCCGGCAGGTTCGGCTGGCACTGCTCGACGCGGCCGATGGTCGCGTCGGCGCCAGCTTTGGCGACCGGGTGTTGCTGTTCTGCTATACCTACGACCCCAACAGCAACTCGTACAGCCTGGCGGCCTTCCGCGTGATGCGGGCGGGCGCCGGTCTGACGATCCTGCTCGTGCTCGGCCTGCTCATCGCCCTCAAGTTGAGCGAGCGCGTGGCCAAGGGTCGGCGGGCGTCTGCGCACACCAACGAAGATTCAGGACTTGACGGCGGCGCCCCGGCTGGGCGTGCCGCGGGAGCCCACGCATGA
- the thyX gene encoding FAD-dependent thymidylate synthase → MSHPHSAVSVENKPEPVFAPPAGAQRAEPEGAMVDVMGGASRWTIPLHEHGFVALVDAMPRLVPEGQTADQAVVQAARVSYGAGTKKVNEDRGLIRYLLRHEHTTPFEMVEFKFHVSMPIFVARQWIRHRTANVNEYSGRYSVMPDRFYRVDLEHVRKQSTSNRQGGEDVLNTGDAEELKTAHEFVEYLDHVEGLYKKYEKLIEQGVSRELARVGLPTSQFTQWYWKCDLHNILRFLKLRLDPHAQQEIRDYAQAMHDLIAPIVPVTMEAWRDYHLQSMRLTRLEIEAIAGLASGGSGELNSDNKRENAEWQAKREQLGLEAKR, encoded by the coding sequence ATGAGCCACCCCCACTCTGCCGTCAGCGTCGAGAACAAGCCCGAGCCGGTGTTTGCCCCGCCCGCGGGGGCCCAGCGGGCCGAGCCCGAGGGGGCGATGGTCGACGTGATGGGCGGGGCCAGCCGGTGGACGATCCCGCTTCACGAGCACGGGTTCGTCGCGCTGGTGGACGCCATGCCGCGGCTGGTGCCCGAGGGACAGACGGCCGACCAGGCCGTGGTGCAGGCGGCCCGGGTGAGCTATGGGGCGGGCACCAAGAAGGTGAACGAGGACCGCGGGCTCATCCGCTACCTGCTTCGGCACGAGCACACCACGCCCTTCGAGATGGTGGAGTTCAAGTTCCACGTGTCGATGCCGATCTTCGTGGCGCGGCAGTGGATCCGCCATCGTACCGCCAACGTGAACGAGTACTCGGGCAGGTACTCGGTCATGCCCGATCGCTTCTACCGCGTCGACCTGGAGCACGTGCGCAAGCAGAGCACGAGCAACCGGCAGGGCGGCGAGGACGTGCTGAACACGGGCGACGCCGAGGAACTGAAGACCGCGCACGAGTTCGTCGAATACCTCGACCACGTCGAGGGGCTGTACAAAAAGTACGAGAAGCTCATCGAGCAGGGCGTGAGCCGCGAGCTGGCGCGCGTGGGGCTGCCAACAAGCCAGTTCACGCAATGGTACTGGAAGTGCGACCTGCACAACATCCTGCGGTTCCTGAAGCTTCGGCTCGATCCGCACGCGCAGCAGGAGATTCGCGACTACGCGCAGGCGATGCACGACCTGATCGCGCCCATCGTGCCGGTGACGATGGAGGCATGGCGCGACTATCACCTCCAGAGCATGCGGCTGACGCGGCTTGAGATCGAGGCCATCGCCGGCCTGGCCAGCGGTGGTTCGGGCGAGTTGAACAGCGACAACAAGCGAGAGAATGCCGAGTGGCAGGCCAAGCGAGAGCAACTGGGCCTGGAAGCCAAGCGATAG
- a CDS encoding DUF3341 domain-containing protein translates to MGILGLPSRPDHGFRTPEGGVVHGIMAEFASSADVYHAAEQVRDAGFKKWDVFASFPIHGIDEAMGMKRTKLPLIVAGGAITGITVALAMQYWMSGVDYPLVVQGKPYAAWEPFVPITFELGVLFSAFASLIGMLALNGLPRWNHPLLKNERFLRVSDDKFVIVIEAGDPKFQGSDTVAMLEEIGATHVELVEE, encoded by the coding sequence ATGGGCATCCTCGGACTTCCATCCCGTCCCGATCACGGATTCCGCACGCCCGAGGGCGGCGTCGTCCACGGCATCATGGCCGAGTTCGCCTCGTCCGCCGACGTCTACCACGCCGCCGAGCAGGTCCGCGATGCGGGCTTCAAGAAGTGGGACGTGTTCGCGTCGTTCCCGATCCACGGCATCGATGAAGCCATGGGCATGAAGCGCACCAAGCTGCCGCTCATCGTGGCAGGCGGCGCCATCACGGGCATCACCGTGGCCCTTGCCATGCAGTACTGGATGAGCGGCGTCGATTATCCGCTCGTCGTCCAAGGCAAGCCGTACGCCGCGTGGGAGCCGTTCGTGCCCATCACCTTCGAACTGGGCGTGCTCTTCTCGGCGTTCGCGTCGCTCATCGGCATGCTGGCGCTCAATGGCCTGCCGCGATGGAACCACCCGCTGCTCAAGAACGAGCGCTTCCTGCGCGTCAGCGACGACAAGTTCGTCATCGTCATCGAGGCTGGCGATCCCAAGTTCCAGGGCTCCGACACCGTCGCGATGCTCGAAGAGATCGGCGCCACCCACGTCGAGTTGGTGGAGGAATAA
- a CDS encoding cytochrome c, whose product MQRRTTRLTMILTLSAAAIVSTATLAGCRGDRSEENPRQFFPDMDDNPNFSPQAATPLFADGRQMRPPVGGTVAFGAFTFTESTLGEQSEWADAFISERQDLLAEGASVYAGLNEDGTFIERMPTELTSELLARGEERFNIYCAACHGYAGDGNGMVGRRWSAPVPSFHDAKYKDLSEPTAGDGYLFHIARNGLKHPDGRYRMPGYGHALSIEDTWAVVAHIRVLQQAFDNDPQSLPAEARDQLDPRGRSTRSTEQGGGQ is encoded by the coding sequence ATGCAACGCCGAACCACCAGGCTGACCATGATCCTGACGCTGTCCGCGGCAGCGATTGTCTCCACGGCGACGCTCGCGGGCTGCCGCGGCGATCGCTCGGAAGAGAATCCGCGGCAATTCTTCCCGGACATGGACGACAACCCGAACTTCAGCCCGCAGGCTGCCACGCCCCTGTTTGCCGATGGCCGGCAGATGCGACCGCCGGTGGGGGGCACCGTTGCATTCGGTGCGTTTACCTTCACCGAGTCCACGCTGGGCGAACAGTCCGAGTGGGCCGACGCGTTCATCAGCGAGCGGCAGGACCTGCTCGCGGAGGGCGCGAGCGTCTACGCCGGCCTGAACGAGGACGGCACGTTCATCGAACGCATGCCCACCGAGCTGACCAGTGAACTGCTCGCTCGCGGCGAGGAACGCTTCAACATCTACTGCGCCGCCTGTCACGGCTACGCCGGCGACGGCAACGGCATGGTCGGGCGTCGCTGGTCGGCCCCGGTTCCCAGCTTCCACGACGCCAAGTACAAGGACCTGAGCGAGCCCACGGCCGGCGATGGCTACCTGTTCCACATCGCACGCAACGGGCTGAAGCACCCCGATGGCCGCTACCGCATGCCCGGCTACGGACACGCCCTGAGCATCGAAGACACCTGGGCAGTCGTGGCCCATATCCGCGTCTTGCAGCAGGCCTTCGACAACGACCCGCAGTCCCTGCCCGCCGAGGCCAGAGACCAACTCGATCCTCGCGGTCGATCGACGCGTTCGACCGAGCAAGGGGGTGGTCAGTGA
- a CDS encoding cbb3-type cytochrome c oxidase subunit I gives MSSLDSHAGSAPQHGGGHHGSYLTSKGSLWADIANWATTVDHKKIGVMYLTALLILFFLGGVMALAVRFELLEPTRIVINQAGESVTTGQRLAFLASDGATANNIYNRAMTLHGAIMTFMFIVPGIPASLGNFFLPLMIGAKDVAFPRLNLGSWYVYVFGSLFALASALVGGIDTGWTLYTPYSTMTDADHWRLVAMITGVFIMGFSSIMTGLNFVVTVHKLRAPGMGWFDMPLFVWAIYATAIIQVLATPVIGITTLMLIFERLFNFGLFDPRLGGDPVLFQHFFWFYSHPVVYIMILPAFGVISETITVHARKPIFGYRSIAFASLGIAAVSFLVWGHHMFTSQGELTAAIFSFLTFFVAVPTAIKVFNWISTLYKGSIVFNTPMLYTLGFLFLFTIGGLTGLPLATLSTDMHLHDSYYVVAHFHYVMFGGTVIAFLAGLHHWWPKMFGKMYAETPAKLGFWLVFLGFNTTFFIQFIMGAHGMPRRYASYPDEFQWMHIISTVGSWMLLAGFLVHLFTFIHALLQGKTASANPWGGMTLEWHADSPPDEHNFAHEPIVKHGPYAYDRVVPPHTDPAEYPLPEKTDLH, from the coding sequence ATGAGTTCGCTTGACTCCCATGCCGGTTCGGCCCCCCAGCACGGCGGCGGCCACCATGGGTCCTACCTGACCTCGAAGGGCAGCTTGTGGGCCGACATCGCCAACTGGGCGACCACCGTCGACCACAAGAAGATCGGCGTGATGTACCTCACGGCGCTGCTGATCCTGTTCTTCCTGGGCGGGGTCATGGCGCTCGCGGTGCGATTCGAGCTGCTCGAGCCCACCCGCATCGTGATCAACCAGGCGGGCGAGAGCGTGACCACGGGTCAGCGCCTGGCCTTCCTTGCGAGCGACGGCGCGACAGCCAACAACATCTACAACCGCGCCATGACGCTCCACGGCGCCATCATGACCTTCATGTTCATCGTGCCAGGCATCCCGGCCAGCCTGGGCAACTTCTTCCTTCCGCTCATGATCGGCGCCAAGGACGTGGCCTTCCCCCGCCTGAACCTGGGAAGCTGGTACGTCTACGTCTTCGGTTCGCTCTTCGCGCTGGCGTCGGCCCTGGTGGGCGGCATCGATACCGGGTGGACGCTCTACACCCCGTACTCAACCATGACCGATGCCGACCATTGGCGATTGGTCGCGATGATCACGGGCGTGTTCATCATGGGCTTCAGCTCCATCATGACGGGGCTGAACTTCGTGGTCACCGTGCACAAGCTCCGCGCCCCGGGCATGGGCTGGTTCGACATGCCGCTGTTCGTGTGGGCCATCTACGCGACGGCCATCATTCAGGTGCTTGCCACCCCGGTCATCGGCATCACGACGCTCATGCTCATCTTCGAGCGTTTGTTCAACTTCGGCCTGTTCGATCCGCGCCTGGGCGGCGATCCGGTGCTCTTCCAGCACTTCTTCTGGTTCTACAGCCACCCGGTGGTGTACATCATGATCCTGCCTGCCTTCGGCGTGATCAGCGAGACCATCACCGTCCACGCCCGCAAGCCGATCTTCGGCTATCGATCCATCGCCTTCGCTTCGCTGGGCATCGCGGCGGTGAGCTTCCTGGTGTGGGGCCACCACATGTTCACCAGCCAGGGCGAATTGACGGCGGCGATCTTCAGCTTCCTGACCTTCTTCGTGGCCGTGCCGACGGCCATCAAGGTCTTCAACTGGATCTCGACGCTCTACAAGGGCTCGATCGTCTTCAACACGCCCATGCTCTACACGCTGGGCTTCCTGTTCCTCTTCACCATCGGCGGCCTGACCGGCCTGCCCCTGGCCACGCTGTCCACCGACATGCACCTCCACGACTCCTACTACGTCGTGGCCCACTTCCACTACGTCATGTTCGGCGGCACCGTCATCGCCTTCCTGGCGGGCCTGCACCACTGGTGGCCCAAGATGTTCGGCAAGATGTACGCCGAGACGCCCGCCAAGCTGGGCTTCTGGCTTGTCTTCCTGGGCTTCAACACCACCTTCTTCATCCAGTTCATCATGGGAGCCCACGGCATGCCGCGCCGGTATGCCAGCTATCCCGATGAGTTCCAGTGGATGCACATCATCTCGACGGTTGGCTCGTGGATGCTGCTGGCCGGCTTCCTCGTCCACCTGTTCACGTTCATCCACGCCTTGCTCCAGGGCAAGACCGCCTCGGCCAATCCCTGGGGCGGCATGACGCTCGAGTGGCACGCCGATTCGCCGCCCGATGAGCACAACTTCGCCCACGAGCCGATCGTCAAGCATGGTCCCTACGCGTACGACCGCGTGGTGCCCCCGCACACCGATCCGGCCGAGTATCCGTTGCCTGAGAAGACCGATCTGCACTGA